The Eubacteriales bacterium genomic interval ATATACGGCCATACGGAAACGCAGCTTCCAACTCCTAAAATAATTCCGGAGTTTGCAGCAGCAACTTTAAGCGGTATGCCCATGCCCATGTTTAAAACAGGGGTAATGGCCCAGCCGCCGCCCATACCGAAGAAACCGCCGATTACGCCAACAAGGAAAATAAGGATTATACCTAAAGGAGCACGTGTGACTTCATACTTTCTCACTCTTCCTTCAGATTCCTCGAAATACTGACCTCCGAGATTAAACTTCTGTGTAACCGGCCCTATCTTTTTAATAACAGGATAATCCAGTTTCTTGCCGCCCATAAAAAGGTATATTCCAATGCCTAACAGCAATACGCCTAAGACGATACGCATCAAAGCTTCGCCTGTAACTCCGAAACTCTGCGCCGCACCTATTGCCAAAATTGCTCCGGCTAAAGCTCCTGCTGCCTGGCTTATTGTTAGAACAAGGCATAGTTTATAGTTACCGATTCCCTTTTTAATGAATATTCCAGTTGAAATCAGCCCAGAGAACATAGCGACTATTAAACCAGTCCCTCTTATTATAACGCTGTCGACATTTGTGAACGCCAGCATTATCGGAGTAAATATTACCCCGCCGCCGATTCCTGCTACAACGGCTATCATTGCTATTGCTACGCTTAACAGGAAAAATGCCAGCAGTATCAAAAAGATTGACGCTGTTGTCATATGCCCTGTCAATACATCTTCAGGTACAAGCGCTAACACACCAATACCAAAGTAAGATAAAATAGTAGCGGCAATCATTATAATAGCTTCAAGCATTGGCGACTTTAAAAATTTACT includes:
- a CDS encoding sulfite exporter TauE/SafE family protein, which gives rise to MGAIKSKFLKSPMLEAIIMIAATILSYFGIGVLALVPEDVLTGHMTTASIFLILLAFFLLSVAIAMIAVVAGIGGGVIFTPIMLAFTNVDSVIIRGTGLIVAMFSGLISTGIFIKKGIGNYKLCLVLTISQAAGALAGAILAIGAAQSFGVTGEALMRIVLGVLLLGIGIYLFMGGKKLDYPVIKKIGPVTQKFNLGGQYFEESEGRVRKYEVTRAPLGIILIFLVGVIGGFFGMGGGWAITPVLNMGMGIPLKVAAANSGIILGVGSCVSVWPYIFTGGIIALFVLPWLSGQVVGGFVGSYILAKAKVSIVRVILI